In Equus caballus isolate H_3958 breed thoroughbred chromosome 7, TB-T2T, whole genome shotgun sequence, one DNA window encodes the following:
- the OR51AB6 gene encoding olfactory receptor family 51 subfamily AB member 6 — MLAFNNTASDRPTFSFIGIPGLEAAHMWISIPFCLLYFVSLVGNSLLLILVRAEQNLHEPQFYFLAMLALTDLGLSLSTMPSVLAIFWFDVHHISLDACLTQMFFIHILSSVESGVLVAMAFDCLIAVCAPLHYTRILTHYTVACLSGAALLRATTLLAPLPFFLRTFPFCGANILSHSYCYYPDMLNLACGDVTFSSAYGWVFVLCTFVVDVIFILASYMKILGTIMRMGTQDRNWRTLHTCACHLCTVLVFYLPLISLAVLHHYTQDISPVVYTTMSNAYLLMTPLLNPLVYSLKSRQIQAALRKRFWVQRVIAGE; from the coding sequence ATGTTGGCTTTTAATAACACTGCCTCTGATCGGCCCACCTTCTCTTTCATTGGTATTCCTGGTCTGGAGGCTGCACATATGTGGATCTCCATCCCCTTCTGTCTCCTGTACTTTGTATCCCTTGTGGGTAATTCACTTCTGCTCATCCTGGTTAGAGCAGAACAGAATCTTCATGAACCTCAGTTCTATTTCTTGGCCATGCTTGCCCTTACTGACCTCGGCCTTTCATTATCCACAATGCCCAGCGTCTTGGCTATCTTCTGGTTTGATGTCCACCACATCAGCCTGGATGCCTGCCTAACTCAAATGTTCTTCATCCACATACTCTCTTCAGTGGAATCAGGTGTCCTCGTGGCCATGGCCTTTGATTGCTTGATAGCTGTCTGTGCTCCGCTACACTATACCAGGATCCTGACGCACTACACTGTTGCTTGCCTTAGTGGAGCTGCTCTCCTACGAGCTACCACTTTGCTGGCCcctttgccttttttcctcaGGACTTTTCCCTTCTGTGGGGCCAATATCCTCTCACACTCCTACTGCTACTACCCAGATATGCTGAACTTGGCCTGTGGGGATGTCACTTTCAGCAGTGCCTATGGATGGGTTTTTGTACTCTGCACATTTGTAGTGGATGTTATCTTCATCCTAGCTTCATATATGAAGATCTTGGGCACTATTATGAGGATGGGGACTCAAGACAGAAACTGGAGAACACTGCATACCTGTGCCTGTCACTTATGCACAGTGCTTGTCTTTTACCTGCCCCTCATCAGCTTGGCTGTGCTGCATCATTACACCCAGGACATCTCCCCAGTTGTATACACCACAATGAGTAATGCCTACCTCCTCATGACACCACTGCTCAACCCTCTTGTCTACAGTCTCAAATCCCGGCAGATCCAGGCTGCCCTGCGCAAGCGATTTTGGGTGCAGCGTGTCATTGCTGGGGAATGA